The sequence AAGGCAATGTTCAACGTAACCGGTTTACTGAAGTCCTCCGCAAAGTTTTTCGTAATCTCGTATACAGGGCTGAGCAGGATCTCTTTATTCGCCAAAAGAATCTGAGTATCCAGCACCTTGTGGATAGATAATATCAGTTCTTTGGCAACTGCTCCTGTGGGAATAGAGATCTTAACGACATTCTCGAAGCTAACCTCGCCTGCTTGGTTTACCGGAAGTGTTAATGTACCATTCGTGCTGGTAACGATGCTGTTGCTTGGTGTTGTCGAAGTACCACCAGTGCTAATAAGCTGTGTCGCCGGGAATACGGCGGTCACAACTCCTGAGTCCGCTGCATTCGTCGTTGTTGCTCCGGCTACACTGAAGAAATTAGCAGGCACTCCCGTCAATGTAAATCCTGCCTTTGGAGCGATTGTTATCGTTGCGGTGTAGGCTGTTCCTTGGACAAATATTGTCGTTGTTGGCGACCAGCTAACCGTTGCGGTATATTCCGCCGAATACGTTACCGTCGTTACCGGTATTACTCCGATTACTGGTGCTGTCACTCCAGCTATCCCTGCTGTTGCGATGGGGACGATTGTCACAGGTACTTCTGTGACAGGTATTGCTGCCGTCGCCGGGAATACGGCGGTCACTATGCCTGAACCCGCATCATTCGTTGTTGTTGCTCCGGCTACGGTGAAGAAGTTGGCAGGCACCCCCGTTAAGGTGTACCCTGCTTTGGGGGTGATTGCAATTGTCGCAGTGTAAGCTGTTTCTGGGGCAAATAATGTCGTCGCTGGCGACCAGCTAACCGTTGCGGTGTATTCTGACGAATACGTTACGGCAGTTACTGGCGTTGCCCCGGCTATCGGTGTAGTCACTCCAGCTATGGCTCCTGTACTAATAGATACTGTGGCGGTCGCCGGGAATTCGGCGATCACAACGCCGGAATCCGCATTATTCGTTGTCTGTATTGCTCCAGCTACAGTGAAGGAGTTCGCAGGCACTCCTGTTAATGTATATCCTGCTTTGGGGGTGATTGTAATCTTGGCTGTATAGGCTACTGCTCCTGCAAAGGTTGCATCTACTGGGGACCAGTCTATCGATGCTGTATATGTTGTATCCGCTATTGCCGTAACTGGCGTTGCCCCGGCTACCGGTACAGTCACTCCAGCTATGGTTCCTGTTGCAATTAATTTCATGATATCCCCGGCATCTACATTCAACATTTGTTCATTGGAAGCCGGCTGAATTGTTGTTTCCTTTACTCGAATATAAATCCGATCCCCTACCTCGACAGCAATGTTGTCGACGCTTGTATCCACAATCGTCGTGTACGAGCCTGTGTTGACTTTATACTCCATCCCACTCATCACGCCGGTTAACTTCGTTGTTCCTGGAATGGCTGTTCCAACCGTCAACACCGCTGTTTGTGGTGCTGCTGCTGACTTAATATTTATTTTTTCGGCCGTGAATATTTTTGCGATTGAATTAGGTGATGCTACACGGACGAGGATCTCATCACCTGAATCCACAGTAATATTATCGACAGAACTACCCGAAATTGCCGTGTAATTGGCAGCGTCCATCGAATACTCCATACCATTCGGAATATTATTCAACTTCGTTGTTCCCGCATTCGTTCCTGGTGTCAAGACTATAAACGCCCATAATTGAGGATATTGACCTGAAAACATATACCAATCTTCACTGAAATTCCAATCACTAAATGTGGTTGGATTTTGCATTTCTGCGGTTGTTTTACCAGTGCCTTTATCTATATCCGACTGTACTGTTGTGTCGCTATCATAGAAGCTGTGGTTGATGGTTGCATAGCCAGATTTGATACCAACCAAGCCGCCCACATATTGATTTCCATTCACTTTCCCTGTGGCGTAACTGTTGCTGATGCTTGTAAAATAATCGAGTATACCAACCAAACCGCCCACATATTGATTTCCATTCACACTTCCGGTGGCGTAACTGTTGCTGATACTACATGGAATATTATTTATCATAGTCCTACCAACTAAGCCGCCCACGGTGTTATATCCTTTCACAATTTCCGTGGTGTAACTGTTGCTGATATTTCCAACGTTAATGCCAGCTAAGCCGCCCACATTGTCACCTCCACTCACATTTCCGGTGGCATAACTATTACTGATAGTTCCAGGGTTATCTCCCACCAAGCCGCCCACACCGTCACCTCCACTCACACTTCCGGTGGCGGAACTATTACTGATGGTTCCTTCGTTAATTCCCACTAAGCCACCCACACTGGATCCGCCTTCCACCATAATATCTTCCAGAATTACATTGGAAATTTTCCCTATATTCGCTCCGAACAATCCGCTACCACCTCCTGCTTGGTTTACA comes from Paenibacillus sp. 19GGS1-52 and encodes:
- a CDS encoding S-layer homology domain-containing protein — translated: MHRVYKKGISIFLVILIVMGVVSGVVAPNGGTAHAAGGFAGGDGSASDPYQIATADQLNEVRNHLEAGLYFELTADIDLSSYANWEPIGTYDSYNFNLRFYGNMDGNGFKITNLMIVNQAGGGSGLFGANIGKISNVILEDIMVEGGSSVGGLVGINEGTISNSSATGSVSGGDGVGGLVGDNPGTISNSYATGNVSGGDNVGGLAGINVGNISNSYTTEIVKGYNTVGGLVGRTMINNIPCSISNSYATGSVNGNQYVGGLVGILDYFTSISNSYATGKVNGNQYVGGLVGIKSGYATINHSFYDSDTTVQSDIDKGTGKTTAEMQNPTTFSDWNFSEDWYMFSGQYPQLWAFIVLTPGTNAGTTKLNNIPNGMEYSMDAANYTAISGSSVDNITVDSGDEILVRVASPNSIAKIFTAEKINIKSAAAPQTAVLTVGTAIPGTTKLTGVMSGMEYKVNTGSYTTIVDTSVDNIAVEVGDRIYIRVKETTIQPASNEQMLNVDAGDIMKLIATGTIAGVTVPVAGATPVTAIADTTYTASIDWSPVDATFAGAVAYTAKITITPKAGYTLTGVPANSFTVAGAIQTTNNADSGVVIAEFPATATVSISTGAIAGVTTPIAGATPVTAVTYSSEYTATVSWSPATTLFAPETAYTATIAITPKAGYTLTGVPANFFTVAGATTTNDAGSGIVTAVFPATAAIPVTEVPVTIVPIATAGIAGVTAPVIGVIPVTTVTYSAEYTATVSWSPTTTIFVQGTAYTATITIAPKAGFTLTGVPANFFSVAGATTTNAADSGVVTAVFPATQLISTGGTSTTPSNSIVTSTNGTLTLPVNQAGEVSFENVVKISIPTGAVAKELILSIHKVLDTQILLANKEILLSPVYEITKNFAEDFSKPVTLNIAFDPTLVKSNQKEVVFYYDEVKKAWVEVAGGKIEGNRIIVEVNHLGKYAVLSVDEATGLPVRVPVTDTSTEINFSDVAGHWAEASIKQAVSIGMVKGYQDGTFQPNHTVTRAEFAVMLMNVLKPQGAGTQLTFTDTATIGAWAQTAIAQAVQAGMITGYEDGGLRPNAEITRAEMAVILAKALGKSSEVKLTTSFADDKDIPAWAKSSVDFVKQEGIVRGKGDNEFAPQDSATRAEAVTVLLKLLAQLNK